Below is a genomic region from Spirosoma radiotolerans.
TTACGGTAGCTATTTTCCTGAAGATTGGTGTAAAACTTCTGCGGCAGAATTGCCGATGTATCGATGTAGGACCGCCACGTATCACGAATGCGCGTTACGAGGTCAAAAGCCCCCAGTGTGCGGGCATCGACATTAACCCGGTAGCAGGGGCGCTCGTTTACTTTGTAGAGCGACGGGCTGACATCGACCACCGCTTCGGCTGCGTTCAAAAAGCCATAGTGGACCCGGTATTCAAGATGTTCACCTGGCCCGAAGCTGGTATTTGTAACCCGCCTGTAGGCGTTCATGGCGACAAAAGCTGTGCTCAGAATGGATAAGATGCCAATGCCAATTAATAACTTCTTCATACGAACAACTGCCCGCACGCTGGGCTTCGTTTAGAACGATGGATAGGTTTGCTTGAGGTAGGTTAAATACCGCTTGAAATTTCCCCCAAACCGGCTGTCAAATTCCTGCCGAAAACGATTCTGCTGTTTTCGATAGGTAAGGTAACCAATGAAATACGCATTATTCGGTAGGTTTAGTTTTCCGAGTGACCGCTTTTTTATTGATCGTACACCTTTCGTACTTCGTTGATCGTTGATCGTATCGGACGACACAACGATTTGCCGGATGGTTTGCCACTTCAACGAATCTTTGACCACCGTTTGGGTGCTGGGTTTAAACGTTCGATACAAACTATCAAGCACTCGGGTGCCCTTCAGAATATGTTCATCGTACCGCTCATAGAACACTTTCGTCGCCAGATAATCCCGGTATGGTATCGAATTCATACCATACTTTTGAGCCAGAAACCGGAGCGCCCCATATTCACCCACAAAATCAGCCAGGTTTTCGTTGTATTCTAAGCTGTTCTTCACAAACAATGTACCGTGAGTCAGCTCATGAATGATTAACTCAGCCAGGCTTCCTTCGGGCCGATCCAAAAAACTGGACAGAATTGGATCATTCAAAAATCCCAGAGTCGACCAGGCTGATACTTCGCCAATACGTGTATCCAAACCTTCCCGTTTCAACTCAGCCTGGGCCGAATCGGCACGGTCTTTTTCAAAAAAACCTTTGTATGAAAAAGTACCAATGATTGGGAAATGCCACTGCCTGGCCACGAGTTGATATGGTTGTGCGGCCGTGACGACCCATAAAATTGGCTTTCCCTGCTGATCGTAAATTGACTCGTAACTGCCCGACTGATCCAAACCGAGCGAATCTAAAGCAAAACGCTTTATTTCCTGGATTAGTTCTATTTTTTTCTTTAATGAGTCTGGGTAGGCCGGATCTGCCAGCACTGCGCTAACGGGTTTTGTGTTCCACAAAATCCGTACCTGGCCCTTTGCCTGCATCCATCCATAACTGACCAACTCCCATTGCCAGACAACTAAGCCGATCAGAACCCCTATGAGAACAAGAGCAATTTTTTTGACCATTGGTTGGAAATATTCAACACAAAAGTAGGGAACTGTTGGGCAAATAGACTAGGCTTCATAGCGGTAAACCACGAGCGGCTTACTTCTGCCAGTCCCACAAAACGACCACCCAAGTCTCGCCAATAGCCGGATCGTAGAACGAGTGCAGCTCCTGAAAGCCCACGCGTGTATGAGCACGCAGCGAGCGGCTATTGTTGGCCGAAATATCCGTTATCAATAGCCTGAATCGGTCGCCATAAACCTCCTGATGGTGCCTAAACATCCGGTCAAACACCTGCTGTCCCCGGTATCCATCGGCTACACAAACCTGCCCCATCACGTAATAGGCATAGCTTGACAGAGGCTTGTCCGCATAGCTAAGTGAATCTATCAATGCGAAAAGAGGCAATAGCTCCGGTACATCGGCACCAAACTCGGGCAGCATTGTCAGGGCGTAGCCTACCACCCGGTCATCCTCTTTGGCAATAATGCTTGGGGCGGCCTGATTCATGCGGGTCAGAACGGCCGGGTCGTGCTCAACCGTGACAAAGCCCTGATTGAGCTGCACGTCAACAGAAACATTTTTACGAAGATTGGCTTGTTGCAGGGCAAGAATTCCCTGTACATCAGCTTCAGACTGAACGGTGGTAATCGTCATACGATAGTAGTACGCTCCGCTTTTGACAGAAAGGCCGCGTCGACTTCTGCTCCGATACCCGGTGCGTCGGGCAGTTCGATTTGGTACCCCTGATAGGTAATGCCTCCATAAACCGGGTCTTCGGCATGCTCAAAACAGCCATCCAGATCGCAGAAGCGTATGTTTTGCCGGGAAGCCGCAAAATGGGCGTTCGCCGTAAGGGCTAATCGCGACTCCGACATACAACCGATCATGCAGGGAATGCCAGCGGCTTCGGCAATGGCGTTGATCTTGAGGGCGTCAAAAATACCACCACTTTTAGAGAGCTTGATGTTGAAGTAATCGACGGCTTCCTCGCGCACTAATCGAATGGCATCCGTAGCGTCGAACAGGCTCTCATCGGCCATAATGGGCACGGTCGCGTTCCGGCGAATCTGGCGTAAACCTGCAATATCATGCCGTTTGATGGGCTGCTCGCAATATTGTACGTTCCAATCGCCGATGGCTCGTAGTACGCCCGAAGCGGTGACAACGTCCCAGCCCTGGTTTGCGTCGGTGCGGATCGGCGTTTTATCGCCAATCGCTTTTCGAATGGCCGCTATCCGGTCGATATCGTCGTACAGATTCGTGCCCAGTTTCACCTTAATGGCTTCGGCTCCTTTTTCCTGAATCCGCAAAGCATCCTCCACCATTCGCTCGGGAGAGTTGATGTAAATGGTTTCGTCTGTGACCAGCGCGCGTTTCGCCCCACCCAGAAACTGGTAGAGCGGCATCCGGGCGGCTTTGGCGGCCAGATCGTAAAGCGCCATGTCGAAGGCGGAACGGGTAGTCGGGTGACCGGGCAGATACCGGATCAGGGCCATCAGACACCCTTCAATATCGAGTGGATCACGCCCGATCAGGAGCCGTGCCATGTCATTGGCCGCGGCCAGGGAGGATGCCTGAGTTTCACCAACGATCATCCAGAAAGGGGAGCCTTCTCCCCAGCCCGTAATGCTTTCATCGGTTTGAATTTCGACCAGGATATTCCGGGCGTTGTCAATCGTTCCGAGCGAGATAGAAATGGGTGCCTTGAGCGGAATGTCGTAGCGGTAAAGGGTGACTTGCGTGATTTTCATTGGATTGTACCCGGCAGTATCCTGCTGTCGGTGGCTTATTAACCCCGACAGCAGGATACTGCCGGGTATACAACTATTCCGGGAACTGACTCTTGTCCAGACCTGGGATTAATCGGAGTGCATTTTTGTAGTACACTTTTTTCAGGATTGGGTCGGGTAAACCCATACCATACATCCGCCAGAAGGCGTGGTATTTTTTGTGGTAGGGGAAGTACTCGTCGTCGGTTTCGAGCACGCGGAAGTAGGTAGCGTATTCAGAGGGTACCCAGCTGTCTTTACCGAATAGAATCCGGTCCTGGTACTTCTCAAAAAACTTGCGGCTGGCTCTTGGCTGACGGCCTAGTTCGGCAATAACCGCCCCGATTTCTACATTCATGTTCGGGAAAACAGTCATCAGGCTGTCGAGCTTGATCAAGTCGTTAGGATACCAACCCATGTGGGCGGCAATAAATGTCGTTTTGGGATGCTTGCGGAATACGTTATGCTGCTCGGCGATGAGTTGCTCCCAGGGAACCGGATCATTGGCGGCCCGTTTGCGACCACCATGTAATTTGAGTTCGAGCCAGCGTTCGTTGTAGCGGTCCATAGGGTCCCAGAATGACTTAGGGTCAGCCGTGTGAATCAGGACCGGAACCCCCAGTTCGCCACATTTTGCCCAGATGGGGTCCAGACGTGGATCATCGACTCGAATGCGCTGCCCCGATTCATCTTTGGTATTAAGGCCCAGATTTTTAAAAATCTTTAGTCCCCGCGCTCCTTTTTTTACATCTTCCTCCAGCAACTTAACCGCATCTTCCGTCCAGCCTTTCCGACCAACCTCATCGAAATTGAGATTGGTAAATAAGGCCAGTCGCTTCGGGGCCGACTTGGCTGCATTGGCCAAAGATTTATCGAAAAACTGCGTGCCTTCCTGAACACTTCCCCAGCCACGACCGCTCAAATTGACCATAATGCCCATATTCAGGCTATCCATTTGAGCAAGCAGGCCCGTTAAATTCGCCTTGTCCATATCCCACTGGTGATTATGAACGTCGATAAATGGATACTTGGAACGGGTCAATTTGTGTTCCGGCACCTTGAGCGTCGAAACGGGATCATATTCTTCAAAACCCAATGGTTCGGGCGGCTGATTTGACTTGGTGGATTGACCACAGGCCACTATACCTGGTAACAGCAATGCGAAAACATAAGCCAGATGCTTCACGGGTTGTTCTTTGTCATGCTGACGAAGGAAGCATCTTCGCTAACAGCAGGTTTAGTTGAGACCAACAAAAATGTCTTGTGCGAAGATGCTTCCTTCGTCAGCATGACAAGTTAACGGTAAATCAGCGCTACACAATGCGCTGCGATGCCTTCGCCCCGCCCCACAAAGCCAATGTGCTCGGAGGTTGTGGCTTTAAGGGAGATATCCTCTTCTGGAATGGCCATCACTTCGGCCAGGCAGGTTTTCATCGCGGGTATGTGCGGATTGAGCTTAGGCTCCTGCAACACCACCGTTACGTCTACATTCGAGATTTCGTAGCCTGCCCCCCGCACCATGCGGAGCACTTCGGCCAGAAGTAGCTTGCTGTCGACGCCTTTCCAGCGCGGATCTTTGTCTGAAAAGTGATAGCCAATGTTGCGCATGTTGGCAGCTCCCAGCAGCGCATCGCACAGCACATGGCAGACCACATCGGCGTCGGAGTGACCAACCGGCCCGAATGTACTTGGAATTTGAATACCACCCAGCCAGAACGCTCGCCCTTCTTCAAGGCGGTGAACATCATAACCTTGTCCAACTCGTATTTTCATGCGGTAAATCCATTTTCACGAAGGTAAGCGTCAACCTGATGGAGAAATTCGGAGGCATGATTCACGGCTGCACTGGCGTCCTCAATGGAAATGTCGAAATCAATTTCGTAATCTCCACCCTGCCGTAAATTGAATAACTCCGAAATAATTACGCTGAACGATTCGGCAAACAATCCTGTCTTTATAAACTGTTTTCTAAACTCCGTATGGGCACCTGTGTGCGTTTTAGGAGTGCTATCACTGGTAGCCTGTAAGAGAGCCATAATGCTATGAAACAAAGAGTAATAAGCTCGGTTACAGGTTCCATCAGGAAAGTTGGCTTTAAGAAGAACTTGTGCTTCTTCCAGGTCTTCTCCCGCTTTCTGTAAGTAAGCGCTAACTCTTTTCAAGTCGCTCATGCGCAGATGCCTTCTTGTTGGATTGATTCGTAAAGAGGTATATGTCCTGATAAGTAATTGGACAGGCTTGTCGGAAAAACAGATACCTCTACATCATATTGTAAGGCCAAAGCCCCAATGCTGGGGGCCATCATTCTAACTTCCTTTCCGGCCTTAACCTGCTCATCTCGCAATAAGACCAGATAGTCCACATCTGATTCGGCATGGAAATCACCTCTTGCATACGAACCATATAAGATGACCCGGTCAAGGCGCTCACCATATAGCTCGGTGAGCGCCTGCTTTACTTCCTGTGATAAAGCCTGAAGTTGATCACCGGAAAGGGCTTTAGGCTGGTAGGTCGTTTGCATAAGGGGTATAGGTTAATCCGTCTGCCGGTAGTACAGGGTCGAGCAGTTGTCTTTCCGCAATACCTGCCGGGCCATTGTCTGAATACCGGCGGGAGTAACGGCCTGAATCTGGGCGGCTTCCTGATTAACCAGGTCCGGGTTACCTGCATTGGCCGCGTACGCGAGGTTCATGGCCCGGTTCAATAATTCAACTTCTGAGAATGCCAGTGTGGCTTCCGCCTGATTTTTTACTTTCGCCAGTTCTTCGTCAGGTACAGTCTGGTCAATGAATTCCTGGACAATCGACTCCACGGCGGCATCGGCTTCTTCCAGCGAAATACCCTTATTCAGATTTCCCTGAACCACCAGCAAGCCAGGGTCGATGGACGCGGTAATGTAGGCGTTTACGCTACTGAACAACGGATTTGTGCGCAGCAGTTGCTGATAAAGACGGGACGATTTGCTGCGTCCCAACATGTCGCCCAGCAGATCAGTGGTCTGGAAGTTAGCGTCGAAACGACCCGGCATGTGATAAGCTTTGTACAGGCTGTCCAACGGTACTTTTGCCGACGTTTCAATCTTTCTGGCCTGGGTCTGCTTCGGTTCGGTTGGGAGCTGGCGCACGTAGGGGGCACCCGCCTGAATCGGGGCGAACCACTTGGCGCACAATTGCTTCACCTGCTCAACGGTGACGTTGCCCGCCACCACCAGAATCGCATTGTTGGGCAGATAGTATTTAAAGAAAAACGACCTTACATCCTCCAGTGTCGCATTTTCGATGTGGCTAATGTCTTTGCCAATCGTTGCCCAGCGGTACGGATGTTGCTGGTAGGCCAGGGGGCGAAGCTTAAGCCAGACATCGCCGTAGGGCTGATTCAGATAGCGTTGTTTAAACTCTTCAATGACCACTTTTTGCTGGACATCCAGCACCTGTGGATCGAACGAGAGGCTCAGCATCCGGTCCGATTCCAGCCAGAAAGCCGTCTCCAGGTTAGCCGCCGGAAGAGTAATGTAATAGTTGGTAATGTCGGGGCTGGTAAAGGCGTTGTTTTCGCCACCAACCTTTTGCAGCGGTTCGTCGTAACTGGCAATATGTTGCGATCCGCCAAACATCAAATGCTCAAACAAGTGAGCAAAGCCCGTTTTGGTTGGATCTTCATCGCGCGAACCAACATTGTACAGAATATTAACAGCGGCCATCGGTGTCGATGCGTCTTCGTGGACGAATACCTGTAAGCCGTTGTCTAAGACAAATTTTTCGTAAGCAATCATGGAAAAAGCAGTTGCGTATAGCCTTCATACTATACTACGCATTGAACAAAAGTAAGGTTCTGGTCGTATAGAATCAAACGATGTAATTTCGACGACTACTTTGTCCATTCTCAAAAATACGTTTCTGGTTTTAAGCTGCCTGTTTTTGCCGCTCCTGGCTCCGGGGCAGGTACTCACAGACCCCACTGTTCAACAAACCGTTCTGACAACCCTGGACGATATTTACAATCTGGAATTCTCTGATGCCGACACTCAGATACGGCAACTTCAGGCGCAATATCCGCAGCACCCAATTGGCCCCATTTTGCGGGCCACTCAACTGGAGCTTCAATATTTGCCTTTACACGAAAATAAGGCCGCGACGGCGCAGTTTGTGCAGGCCGTAGATCAGGGGCTCGCGCTGGCCAAAAAGATGCTTGAAAAAAAAGAAGATGACCCGGAAGCGGTGTTTTTTGCGTTGACAGCCCATAGTTATCTGGCCTCGCTCTACAACAACAAAGGCGAGTCTTTAAAAGCCGTTGGTGAGTCGAAAAAGGCCTACAATTACCTGCGGGATGGCTTCGTGCTGATGGGGAAGAATCCCGATTTTTATTTCACAACTGGCCTATACAATTACTACATCGAACGCTATCCGATGGACCACTCGATTGTGAAGCCGTTCATGCTTTTTTTTGAAGATGGCGACATGCCGAAGGGGCTGAAACAAATGGACACTGCGACTAAAAAAGGACTTTTCATGCGGCCCGTCGCCAATTACTACCTGGCGCATATTCTACTGAAGCACGAGATGGACCCAGTCAAAGCCGTTGTTTATGCGAAATACCTGGCGGATAAATACCCGAGAAATCCACTTTTCGGCATGACCTGTGCCGAAGCGCTCCTGTTGGCGGGCCGCTATGCCGAAGCCCGGCCCTATGTGCAACGGTTGAAGCAGATGCCAAATAAACTGGTGCCAATGGCCGTTCACACCTTTACGGGAATGCTGGCTGAGTATGCCGACAAAGATGATAAGGAAGCGGCAGAAGCCTACCAAACCGCCCTTCGATTACCCTTCAATGACCCCTATACAAAAGAATATCACGCCTTTGCCTATGCAGGTCTGGCGCGTATTGCCGCCCGCGCCAATGACCCCAATCGGGCAAGGATAAATTACAGAAAAGCCCTCGCCGTAGGCCAATATAAATCACTGATCCGCGAAGCAAAAGGGTTTAAGTGATGTATGATATAGGCTGTATGGTGTATGTCACAAAATACATTATACATCTTTAATAGTCCACCTCTAAATTCAGCACTTTGCGTAGTTCATGCAGGGCCGGATTTTTCTCGGCGAGGAAGTTGAACTTATCCTGCGAGCTGTAAATCATCTTTTTAGTTTCCTGAACCATGACTTTGTGCTCCAGCTGAATCTGGCTGTTCTGTAGCTCGGTACGCAAATAGCCCATCAGATCAGGTTTTACGTCGGTCAAATACCCTACCTGTAGAGTGTTGTCGAGGGTCAGGTGAATCACTGTTCCATCGAGAACCAGGTCCCGATTAAGGACCAACTGTTCAGTGGTGGAGTCGTTCTGCTGTTGGCGAATTTTGGAGAAAGCGCGCCAAACGTCTATCAGTTCATCAAACGTGAACGGTTTATCTGGCCGGGTAGGAGCGGTTGATACTACTTCAATATCCGAATCGGCTGAAGGCACTACCGGCCCGGCCGTCAGCGCTACCGTAGATCGCAATCGGCTGGTAGCCGGGCGGGGTGGCGGAGCTATCTGTGGTCTGGTTTGCGCTTCGGGTTTGATGGCCACCGTTGGCGTAACTACAGTGGCTGGCGCTACTATCGGCTTTACGTCTACCAGTGCCGTCGCCACTTCATTTGGCCTTACTGGCTGGCCGTTTTGCTGACCTGTTCCCGTTGATAAAGCCCCGTTTGTACCGTTATTGGCGTGGTAGGCATTGGCGGGCTCGCTCGTAATGGGGTGGCTTTCGGTTAACTGATGGCCGTTACTCGCTGACTGCTGCGAGGGGCCGGGTGTTGGTTTGCCGTTTTTTTTTTCGTCTACCGGTAGCTCGGCAGGAAAACGTTCGGAGGCAGCGTTGCTGTTTGGCGGAAGCGTAAGCTCAGGTAACGTATCCCAGTTAAGCAGGTTACGTAAGTTTGCTAACTTCATCAGCCAGAGTTCCGTATGCAACCGCTGATCTTTAGCCTGTTTGTAATTCATGTCGCACTGCCCGCCCAGGCTGAGGGCCGAAAGCAAAAACGACATGGGTGCCCGAACGGCCTGGTCGAGGTATTGTCGACGGACGTTCTCGGTTACTTGCAGCAACTGCACCGTTGCCGCATCTTTACAAACCATCAAATCGCGAAAATGGCGACACAGTCCAACGACAAACTGATGTCCATCGAAACCCTTTCGCAGAATTTCGTCGACCGTCAGCAGGCTTTGTGGCAGATTGCCGGCCAGCAAGAGATCCGTTAATTTGAAATAATAATCGTAGTCGAGGATGTGCAGGTTGTCCAGTACTTCCTTGTACCGAATGATACGGTCGGCCGCGAAGGTCACGTTCAGGTCAAACATAGACAGCGCATCCCGCAGGCCACCATCGGCTTTCTGGGCAATCAGGTCAAGCGCTTCGGGTTCGGCAGTGATGCCTTCTTTGGCCGCAATACCGGCAAGATGGCCAGCAATGTGCTGTGGCTGAATCCGGTTGAAATCAAAAATCTGGCAACGGGACAAAATCGTCGGCAGGATTTTGTGTTTCTCGGTCGTTGCCAGAATAAAAATGGCGTAGGAGGGAGGCTCCTCCAGTGTTTTCAGGAACGCATTGAAGGCCGCCGACGAGAGCATATGAACCTCGTCAATAATATAGATCTTGTATTTGCCCGACTGGGGCGGATACCGAACCTGATCGATCAGATTCCGGATGTCTTCAACGGAGTTGTTCGAAGCGGCATCCAGTTCATGAATATTGAAGGACGCATTTTGATTGAAGCTCACGCACGATTCGCAGGTATCGCAGGCTTCTCCTTCTACAGTCAGGTTCTGGCAGTTAATGGTCTTAGCCAGAATTCGGGCACAAGTCGTTTTGCCAACCCCACGTGGCCCGCAAAACAGGAAGGCCGACGCTAAGTGATTGGTCTTGATGGCATTCTTAAGTGTGGTGGTAATATGCTCTTGCCCCACAACCGTGTCGAAAGTAGCAGGGCGGTACTTGCGGGCCGAGACCACGAAATTTTCCATACTCAAAGTTAGCAAGGCCGGGGCGCATTTCAAACGAAGGATCGCGTCTGTTCGGCATCAAATCTCCCGACCACAGTGAGGACACACGTTCCGGCTGGGTTTTTTACGGTCGCGGATGTGCTCGTTAAAGCCAGATACCAGAATACCCGTTGGCAGGGCAAACAAGCCAATGCCGACTATAGCCGTAATGCCACCCAACATTTTTCCTAAAGGTGTAATAGGGTGAATGTCACCGTAACCCACAGTCGTCATGGCTGTAACGCCCCACCACATCGTGGCCGGAATACTCGAAAATTTATCGGGCTGAGCCGGATGTTCCACATAGTACATGACGCTCGACACGATAATGAGCATGAAAACGACAAGCATCGTGCTCAGAATCAGCTCTTCTTTCTTTTCGGCCACCACGTTTTGAATCAACCGGAACGCGTGCGAATAACGGGAAATGCGAAACAGTCGGAAAATACGGAACAGGCGTAAAATTCGGACGATGGCCAGGTCCGTGGCGAACAGCGAGAAGTAGAACGGAAAAATGGCCAGAAAGTCGATGATGGCGCTGGTGGAGAACATGTACCGCAGGCGCCCCCAAAACCAGTGGCTATACTTGTCATTCTCAACACAAACCCAGAGACGGAGCAGGTATTCGATGGTGAAAAAGATCACCGAGAACAACTCGAAATCAATGAACAATCGCGCGAACTGCTCGTTGTATTCCTCCACGGTATGCAGGACAATAGCAATGGCATTCAGCGTAATAATCGTAATCAGCAGCAGATTAAAGACGAGGCTCATGCCCCGCCGTTTCCCGGCTGAAATTTCGAGTGTACGATAGACAAGTTTACGGAGATGTAGCATGAAGAAGATCGGTCGGTGGTTCTGCAAGCTACTAAGCAAATACGTATTTGCTTTCCGAAAAAAATAAGTTGCTGCTAATGAGTGGCTACGGAATCATGAGCTTGATCCACTGTCCGATAATGCCGGATGGTAAACAGGGCCGTAAGCATTGCGACAACCGCCAGTCCACCCGCAAACAGACCAATGGTGGGCACTGACACATACTCCTGGGCATGACCGGCGAGATACGATCCGGCAATATCGCAAAGGTTGATAAACGCCATATAGGTAGTGAACTGAGACCCTTCGACGCCGGGTCGACAAATGGCCATAAGCACCGGCATGGCCGCGATACTAATGCTGGGGTCCATGAAATAAAGCGCAACCAAACCCGTCTGGGCTACTTCGCGCTGAACCCACTGGGCCGACAGGGAGTTGAATACCAGCAGATAAACCGCTACCATCGCCAGCACAATGACCAGAAGTAGGCGTGGGCTGATGCGGTCGGCAACGTAGCCCCCTGCCAGCGCCACTGCAGTGGCTACCAGCATTCCATACGTACCTGTTAAACCCGAAACGGAGGTGTCGGTCCAGCCAAGCGTATGAATCAAGTGGTAGTTATACCCGCGCATGAACAAACTAATGCTCACATAAGCCGCTACCACCGAGCCAAAAAGGAGTAGACTTCGCCGAGCGAACAATCCCTTGAATAACTCGGTAAAGAGCCACCGAAAATCATGCTCAGGCCGCTCTAGTGGGCCATCGGTACTCACTGAGCGGGGGGCTAACGGCTGGCGTTTGACCGAAGGCAGAAGCTGGTCGTCAGGGCGTTCGCGAATAAAGAACGTTAAGGCGGTCAGGGCTAGCAGTAAGAGCGATTGAACCAAGGCCGCATTAAAAAAGCCGTATGTCCGCAGAAGTTGCGAGAATACGGCAGCCCCAACGCCGGTGCCAATCAGGAAACCCGCCCGCATGAAGGCATTGACGCGCCCACGTTCGTCTTCTGGAATAACCGAAATGGCCATAGCATCGACACTCGCATCCTGAATGGCGGCAAAAACGCTGTGCGTGAAGAAGAACCACGCCAGTGTGATCACATGTTTGGCCGGATCCTGCACGAATAATAAGCCCAGTGATGCTAAACCTGCCAGGCATTGGGTGCCGATCACCCAGGGTTTTCTACGCCCCATAGCCGAATTCTGGTAGCGGTCGATGAGCGGCCCCCAGATAAACTGAAAGGCCCAGGGTAATCCGGCAATGGCAGCAAATGACCCGATGACTTTAGGTTTAATGCCTTCTGCCGCGAGGTAGTTGGTTAACGCCGTAAGCGAAAAACCCGCCGGAATCCCCTGCATGACATATAGGTAAAAAAAGACAAAATACCGTAACAACCGACTTCGGCTTAGCGTCAGTGGATAGGTCGTTGGAGGAAGGGTCGTCAGCACAGATCGGGTTGAGTATGTAAGCCTATAGTCTTAAACTATAGGCAACCAGATATGTAGGACTTAACGATTAATAAATATGTTTCGGCTGTTGTCGAACTATCCTGCAAAAAAACCGTTAGTCTATTGCAAGAACCGGATAATCTCTCTAACATTGTCCGCGTTTTCAGCGCAAAACCGATGGCAAAGCTCGTTTATTTACCGACTTTCTTCCACACTACGCCATTTCGGTTTAGGTCCGAAAGGACTATATTATTTTGTTTGCCTATGTGGTAAACTATTTCCGCCAATTTTCTCGTTTTATTCACCTAACAAATCAGCTCGGATTACGCTGTCTCCGTTTCTGCGGCTTTACAACCGCCCAATAAACGACAATGATCAAACCAGAAGTAGTCAACGATCTATATATCGTTCAAGTCGCGAATGAAGATCATTTGCGCCTGGCCGAAACCATCTGCCGGGAAATGGAAGAAAGTGCAAAAGCTCGGGGAACCGGTATTGCCAAGCGCTCTCCCATTTATGTGATGGAAAAAATGCTCGAAGGAAAAGCTATTGTGGCCATGACGCTTTCGGGCGAATGGGTAGGCTTTTGCTACATCGAAACCTGGGAGCACGGTAAATTTGTGGCTAACTCCGGGTTGATCGTGCATCCCGATTACCGAAAAAGTGGCATTGCTACGCGAATCAAAGCAAAAGCATTTGAGTTGTCGCGGGCTATGTTCCCTACTGCCAAGATCATAGGTATTACAACAAGCCTGGCGGTAATGAAAATCAATTCCGATTTGGGTTATCAGCCGGTAACGCTCAGCGAACTACCCGCCGATGATGCCTTCTGGAAGGGTTGCCAAACTTGCGCTAATTTCGACATCCTGACCCGGACCAACCGCAAACACTGCTTGTGCACGGGCATGCAATACGATCCTGAAGAACATAAGAAGGAGCTGAAGGACGAAAAGTGGAATTTCCTCAAAGAGTCGAGTCTGTATGAGCGCTGGATGCGTATCAAGAAGCGTATTCTGATGCGGATCAGCCCGTCTGAACGGACGCGGTTACGCCGTGAACACG
It encodes:
- a CDS encoding aminopeptidase, with the protein product MVKKIALVLIGVLIGLVVWQWELVSYGWMQAKGQVRILWNTKPVSAVLADPAYPDSLKKKIELIQEIKRFALDSLGLDQSGSYESIYDQQGKPILWVVTAAQPYQLVARQWHFPIIGTFSYKGFFEKDRADSAQAELKREGLDTRIGEVSAWSTLGFLNDPILSSFLDRPEGSLAELIIHELTHGTLFVKNSLEYNENLADFVGEYGALRFLAQKYGMNSIPYRDYLATKVFYERYDEHILKGTRVLDSLYRTFKPSTQTVVKDSLKWQTIRQIVVSSDTINDQRSTKGVRSIKKRSLGKLNLPNNAYFIGYLTYRKQQNRFRQEFDSRFGGNFKRYLTYLKQTYPSF
- a CDS encoding GNAT family N-acetyltransferase, which codes for MTITTVQSEADVQGILALQQANLRKNVSVDVQLNQGFVTVEHDPAVLTRMNQAAPSIIAKEDDRVVGYALTMLPEFGADVPELLPLFALIDSLSYADKPLSSYAYYVMGQVCVADGYRGQQVFDRMFRHHQEVYGDRFRLLITDISANNSRSLRAHTRVGFQELHSFYDPAIGETWVVVLWDWQK
- a CDS encoding mandelate racemase/muconate lactonizing enzyme family protein, translated to MKITQVTLYRYDIPLKAPISISLGTIDNARNILVEIQTDESITGWGEGSPFWMIVGETQASSLAAANDMARLLIGRDPLDIEGCLMALIRYLPGHPTTRSAFDMALYDLAAKAARMPLYQFLGGAKRALVTDETIYINSPERMVEDALRIQEKGAEAIKVKLGTNLYDDIDRIAAIRKAIGDKTPIRTDANQGWDVVTASGVLRAIGDWNVQYCEQPIKRHDIAGLRQIRRNATVPIMADESLFDATDAIRLVREEAVDYFNIKLSKSGGIFDALKINAIAEAAGIPCMIGCMSESRLALTANAHFAASRQNIRFCDLDGCFEHAEDPVYGGITYQGYQIELPDAPGIGAEVDAAFLSKAERTTIV
- a CDS encoding amidohydrolase family protein, coding for MKHLAYVFALLLPGIVACGQSTKSNQPPEPLGFEEYDPVSTLKVPEHKLTRSKYPFIDVHNHQWDMDKANLTGLLAQMDSLNMGIMVNLSGRGWGSVQEGTQFFDKSLANAAKSAPKRLALFTNLNFDEVGRKGWTEDAVKLLEEDVKKGARGLKIFKNLGLNTKDESGQRIRVDDPRLDPIWAKCGELGVPVLIHTADPKSFWDPMDRYNERWLELKLHGGRKRAANDPVPWEQLIAEQHNVFRKHPKTTFIAAHMGWYPNDLIKLDSLMTVFPNMNVEIGAVIAELGRQPRASRKFFEKYQDRILFGKDSWVPSEYATYFRVLETDDEYFPYHKKYHAFWRMYGMGLPDPILKKVYYKNALRLIPGLDKSQFPE
- the ispF gene encoding 2-C-methyl-D-erythritol 2,4-cyclodiphosphate synthase, coding for MKIRVGQGYDVHRLEEGRAFWLGGIQIPSTFGPVGHSDADVVCHVLCDALLGAANMRNIGYHFSDKDPRWKGVDSKLLLAEVLRMVRGAGYEISNVDVTVVLQEPKLNPHIPAMKTCLAEVMAIPEEDISLKATTSEHIGFVGRGEGIAAHCVALIYR
- a CDS encoding HEPN domain-containing protein → MSDLKRVSAYLQKAGEDLEEAQVLLKANFPDGTCNRAYYSLFHSIMALLQATSDSTPKTHTGAHTEFRKQFIKTGLFAESFSVIISELFNLRQGGDYEIDFDISIEDASAAVNHASEFLHQVDAYLRENGFTA
- a CDS encoding nucleotidyltransferase domain-containing protein is translated as MQTTYQPKALSGDQLQALSQEVKQALTELYGERLDRVILYGSYARGDFHAESDVDYLVLLRDEQVKAGKEVRMMAPSIGALALQYDVEVSVFPTSLSNYLSGHIPLYESIQQEGICA
- a CDS encoding M16 family metallopeptidase; amino-acid sequence: MIAYEKFVLDNGLQVFVHEDASTPMAAVNILYNVGSRDEDPTKTGFAHLFEHLMFGGSQHIASYDEPLQKVGGENNAFTSPDITNYYITLPAANLETAFWLESDRMLSLSFDPQVLDVQQKVVIEEFKQRYLNQPYGDVWLKLRPLAYQQHPYRWATIGKDISHIENATLEDVRSFFFKYYLPNNAILVVAGNVTVEQVKQLCAKWFAPIQAGAPYVRQLPTEPKQTQARKIETSAKVPLDSLYKAYHMPGRFDANFQTTDLLGDMLGRSKSSRLYQQLLRTNPLFSSVNAYITASIDPGLLVVQGNLNKGISLEEADAAVESIVQEFIDQTVPDEELAKVKNQAEATLAFSEVELLNRAMNLAYAANAGNPDLVNQEAAQIQAVTPAGIQTMARQVLRKDNCSTLYYRQTD